Proteins found in one Podarcis muralis chromosome 5, rPodMur119.hap1.1, whole genome shotgun sequence genomic segment:
- the LOC114599122 gene encoding von Willebrand factor C domain-containing protein 2-like, with translation MPGICPSSPAMPFPLAQLSLALLLLTLVPVPGLAGPVTTCDANGSLYYVGEWYFLDSDHCTQCECTAEGPACARTDCTALPPACIHVSHYPSDCCPRCERVGCEHRGQVYELGQHFQPSECEQCTCDLDGIARCLVADCAPPPCVNPVYEKGHCCPTCEDGPNCYVDGSQRRVIPAGESIWVGPCTRCRCHDGQDAGYWEGNRLAKCERLRGCRATGAHHT, from the exons ATGCCCGGCATCTGTCCCTCGAGTCCAGCGATGCCCTTTCCGTTGGCACAGCTGAGCTTAGCGTTGCTGCTGCTGACTCTGGTGCCCGTCCCAGGACTGGCAGGGCCAGTGACCACGTGCGATGCCAACGGGAGCCTGTACTACGTTGGGGAGTGGTATTTCCTGGACAGTGACCACTGCACCCAGTGTGAGTGCACAGCGGAGGGGCCGGCCTGCGCCCGCACGGACTGCACCGCTCTGCCACCTGCCTGCATTCACGTCAGCCACTACCCCAGCGACTGCTGCCCACGCTGCGAAAGGGTTGGCTGTGAGCACCGTGGACAAGTGTATGAGCTGGGgcagcatttccag CCCTCAGAGTGTGAGCAGTGTACCTGTGACCTAGATGGCATCGCTCGTTGCCTAGTGGCAGACTGCGCCCCTCCGCCCTGCGTCAATCCAGTCTACGAGAAGGGCCACTGCTGCCCCACCTGTGAGGATG GGCCCAACTGCTACGTGGATGGGAGCCAGCGACGCGTAATTCCTGCTGGGGAGAGCATATGGGTGGGGCCCTGCACCCGTTGCCGCTGTCATGATGGCCAGGACGCCGGTTACTGGGAAGGAAACAGATTAGCTAAATGCGAGCGGCTACGGGGATGCCGGGCTACAGGTGCACATCACACCTGA